In Paludibacter propionicigenes WB4, the genomic window AATTACGGAGTTCTTTGGGACAATTATTCAATGAGCCGTTTTGGCGATCCGCGTCCCTACACGAATCTGGATCAGTTTAAATTGTACGATAAAAACGGCAAAGAAGGAGGGCTAACTGCTACTTACCGCCAAAATAAAAACTTGAATCAGGTTTCTCTGGAACGGCGTGAATCGGTGATAGATTATGAGAATATACAAACGATTAAGAATTTTCCCAAAGGGATAAATTTAGCGAACGCATCAGTAACCTGGGAAGGTGAAATACAACCAAAAGAAAGCGGCGTGTTCCGTTTTATTTTGTATTATGCAGGTTATACAAAGGTCTATCTGGATGACAGCCTGGTTGTTGCAGAGCGCTGGCGCACCGCATGGAACCCCAACAGCTATAAGTTTTCGGCAAAGCTGAGCGCCAACAAAAAACACAAACTGCGAATTGACTGGCTGCCGGATGGTGGCGTATCGTACATGGGGCTTAAAGCATTGAGTCCGGTACCGGAGGCTGAGCAAACCAGACTATCCTTGTGGTCGGAAATGGGTCAGCAAATGGATTACTACTTTATTCGGGGGAACAATCCCGACGAAGTTATCAGTGGATATCGTCAGGTAACCGGAAAAGCGTCTATCATGCCTAAGTGGGCTATGGGTTTCTGGCAAAGCCGTGAGCGTTACAAAACGCAAGCTGAAATTGTAGGTACATTGAAAGAATTTCGCAATCGTCAAATTCCGATTGACAACATAGTACTCGACTGGAACTATTGGCCAGAAACAGAGTGGGGTAGCCATGAGTTTGAAAAAAGTCGCTTTCCAAATCCGAAAGGAATGGTTGATTCAATTCATGCACTGGACGCACGAATCATGATTTCTGTTTGGCCAAAATTCTACCATAACACCGAGCATTTCAAGGAATTTGAGAGCAAAGGCTGGATGTACATGCAGGCTGTCAAAGATAGTATTCGTGATTGGGTAGGACCGGGCTACGTGGGTTCATTCTACGATGCTTACTCGGCTGATGCCCGCAAACTTTTCTGGAAACAGATGAAAGATCATTTATATCCGCTCGGTTTGGATGCGTGGTGGATGGATGCCAGCGAACCCAATGTGCGTGACTGTACCGATATGCCTTACAGAAAAGCCCTTTGCGGCCCAACTGCACTGGGACCCTCAACCGAATATTTCAATGCTTATGCGCTAATGAATGCTGAAGCTATTTACGATGGACAGCGCGGAGAAGACAATAACAAACGTGTTTTCTTACTAACACGTTCCGGATTCTCGGGCTTACAACGTTATTCTACCGCTACATGGAGTGGCGATATTGCAACACGCTGGGAAGATATGAAAGCGCAAATCTCTGCCGGAATAAACTTCTCAATGAGCGGTGTTCCTTACTGGACAATGGACAATGGCGGTTTCTGTGTTGAAAGACGCTACGAAATGGCAAAAGAAGGTTCGGCAGACAGGGATGAATGGCGTGAGCTGAATGTCCGTTGGCATCAGTTTGGAGCATTTGTACCATTGTTCCGCACACACGGTCAGTTCCCATACCGCGAACTTTGGAACATTGCGCCTGACACTCATCCTGCCTACAAAACCATGTTGTATTATACTCAATTGCGTTACAGGTTAATGCCATATATTTACACCATGGCAGGCATGGGTTACTTCAACGATTTTACGATAATGCGTGCTTTGATGATGGATTTTGCGGCGGATAAGAACGTATTGAACATCGGCGATCAATACATGTTTGGCAAGGAACTGATGATATGTCCGGTGTACAAATACAAAGCCCGTACACGCGATGTTTATTTCCCTAAACAAACTGGCTGGTATAACCTGTACGATGGGAAATATACTGCCGGAGGGCAGAAACAAACCGTGGATGCACCATACGATCGTATGCCGATTTATGTAGCAGCCGGAAGTATTCTCCCCATAGGACAGCAAATTCAAAACACCACGCAAGCGCAAACAGATTTGAAAATCTATGTATATGCCGGTAGAAACGGAACTTTTACGTTGTATGAAGATGAAAATGTGAACTACAATTACGAAAAAAATGCATACTCAACGATTGAATTTTCGTACAACGATAAGGACAAGGTATTAAACATTGCAGCCCGAAAAGGAAGTTTTAAAGGCATGGCCAAAGAACGTAATTTCCAAATCTTTCTTGTAGATCAGACCAAACCGCTGGGTATTGATCAGCCGTCGAAAGAATTTAAAACAATTCACTACGATGGAAGTAAAGCTTCAATCTCGCTAAAATAAGCACTACACACTTTTCTTACTCCCCGAATTAATGCAAGTTAGTTCGGGGATTTTTTATTTTCTGCCTTATATTTTGTTTTTGCAAAAAGAATAATCCATACCTTTGCAGTGGTATAAAAAAGAGAGATTATGTTTATTCGATTATTTGGCAGCGAGGCTTTTACAGCAGTGCGCAATTATAATTTCAGGTATTTTCTGGGCTATCGTTTTTTGATGACAATGGCCACTATGATGCAGTCGGTCATAGTCAGTTGGCACATGTATTTCCTCACTAAAAATGTGATTTGGCTCGGTCTTATAGGTCTGGTAGAGGTTTTCCCTCAGATTTCTATTTCACTTTTTGCAGGACATTATGTCGACCTATGGAACCGCAAGAAAATTGTGCGTTATACCACCCTTTTATTGCTGGCAGGTTCGGCAATTCTTACACTCTACAGCATTGAATCGTTTCATTCTTATCAGCATTTAGGCATCTGGCCCATGTTTATAACAATATTCCTTACCGGATTATCGAGAGGTATTCTTATGCCGGCGAACACGGCTTTACTCGGGCAGCTGGTTGACAAGAAAGATTATGCCAACGCTGCTACCTGGAGCAGTGCCAACTGGCAGGTGGCGGCCGTTATGGGCCCGGCTCTGGGAGGATTGATTTACGGATTTTCATCCATTTCTGTTGCCTATGGTTCTGTGTTCATACTTTTCATGTTTTCATTATGGATGATAAGCAGAGTAGAAGTAGCCGGCAGAATAGTTTCGGATAAGGTAAGCGAAGAAGATATTTTTAGCCGAATACGTGAGGGCATAGGTTTTGTGATGAAATCACCACAATTGCTTGGAGCTTTTTCGCTGGACATGTTCGCCGTACTGTTTGGAGGCGCAGTGGCTATGCTTCCCGTTTTTGCTTCAGATATTCTGCACGTCGGTCCGCAGGGGCTGGGATTTCTTCGTGCATGTCCTGCACTGGGAGCTATTTTCATGTCATTTTACCTGATGTTTAATCCACCGGTAAAGAATAGTGGTCGTACGTTATTATTGGCGGTGTCCGCTTTCGGATTGTGTATGATTGGTTTTGCATTCTCGCACTGGTTCTGGCTTTCGGCATTACTGCTGCTGTTAAGCGGACTGTTTGATAATGTAAGTGTAGTAATACGTGGAACTATCCTACAGCTTTACACACCCGAACATATGCGCGGAAGGGTAGCTTCGGTCAATAGTATTTTTATCGGTTCGTCAAATGAGTTGGGAGCTTTCGAATCGGGAATGGCGGCAAAACTAATGGGGCTGGTTCCTTCTGTGGCTTTTGGCGGAATCATGACGTTGATTGTGGTAGCTACTACAGCCAAAGTTAACCCGGTATTGCGTAAGTTGTCGTTGAAGTAAAGTGTGCTCTGTGTTTAATAGAATAAAATAAGGTTGCCTGTACTATCAGGCAACCTTATTCTGTTTTTATCCAACATTCGTTTTAAACGGATCGTTGTTGAAGTATTCCTTATTTTCGGACCAGCTGGGTGGATCTGCTGGCGCTGATTCCATTGTCAGTGAAATTTCATTATCCAGCGTAATCTTTTCAATTTGTGGTGGATTATAAGCCTTCTTTTCCGTACTTTCTATTTTTCTTTCCATAACTGAATTTTCTATTAAATGATCTTATTCCTTTATTAATTTTCTAGTCGCTGTTTCTCCATTCTGTTGAATAATCAACAAGTAAATACCTTTCGTAAGATCCGAGCAAGGAAGACTATTTAAAGACCCCTTTTGCAATGGGTTAACACGCACTTTCAGACCTTGCAAATTATAAAGAGTGGCTATTGCCTGATCACCAACTTCACCTTCTATGATAATCGCTTCATTAGCTATATATGCTTTAAGGCTATTTGTATCTGTTGTTATTCCAGATGTTCCGGTTGTAGTGTTGAGACCAGTATGTATATAAAATCGTCCAACCGCAGTCGAGCCAGCCGCAACAGTCGTCTTGTAGGTTGCGCCATCAGTCAGAGAAGTAAAGGTATTGTTCGTCTTGTCTTCTAGTACGACCTTGCACTCTGCAGGCAGATTAGCAGTTTCGGCACTAAACGTAATTTCACCGCCAACTTTACAGTCTACTCCCACAGGAATAACCAAGTTGCTATAATTTTCGGGCAAACATTGGATGGCAAAATCAACACCATTGTCTTCCACTAATCGGGTATAAAGCGACAGACCATTTGTTCCTCGAAGCAATCCGGCATC contains:
- a CDS encoding MFS transporter; this encodes MFIRLFGSEAFTAVRNYNFRYFLGYRFLMTMATMMQSVIVSWHMYFLTKNVIWLGLIGLVEVFPQISISLFAGHYVDLWNRKKIVRYTTLLLLAGSAILTLYSIESFHSYQHLGIWPMFITIFLTGLSRGILMPANTALLGQLVDKKDYANAATWSSANWQVAAVMGPALGGLIYGFSSISVAYGSVFILFMFSLWMISRVEVAGRIVSDKVSEEDIFSRIREGIGFVMKSPQLLGAFSLDMFAVLFGGAVAMLPVFASDILHVGPQGLGFLRACPALGAIFMSFYLMFNPPVKNSGRTLLLAVSAFGLCMIGFAFSHWFWLSALLLLLSGLFDNVSVVIRGTILQLYTPEHMRGRVASVNSIFIGSSNELGAFESGMAAKLMGLVPSVAFGGIMTLIVVATTAKVNPVLRKLSLK
- a CDS encoding TIM-barrel domain-containing protein — translated: MPIVVLAASFQKISDGIIVSLNQSSSTKARTIRLQVITDNIIRVTATPLTKIQETKSLITTYADTKKTGWSAKQSGNFVVLTTATTKAFVSIKTGEIRFTDLQGNIILQEQRGGGKSFKPIEVEGKSGFSFRQVFESPADEAFYGLGQHQSDEFNYKGKNEELFQYNTKVSIPFIVSNKNYGVLWDNYSMSRFGDPRPYTNLDQFKLYDKNGKEGGLTATYRQNKNLNQVSLERRESVIDYENIQTIKNFPKGINLANASVTWEGEIQPKESGVFRFILYYAGYTKVYLDDSLVVAERWRTAWNPNSYKFSAKLSANKKHKLRIDWLPDGGVSYMGLKALSPVPEAEQTRLSLWSEMGQQMDYYFIRGNNPDEVISGYRQVTGKASIMPKWAMGFWQSRERYKTQAEIVGTLKEFRNRQIPIDNIVLDWNYWPETEWGSHEFEKSRFPNPKGMVDSIHALDARIMISVWPKFYHNTEHFKEFESKGWMYMQAVKDSIRDWVGPGYVGSFYDAYSADARKLFWKQMKDHLYPLGLDAWWMDASEPNVRDCTDMPYRKALCGPTALGPSTEYFNAYALMNAEAIYDGQRGEDNNKRVFLLTRSGFSGLQRYSTATWSGDIATRWEDMKAQISAGINFSMSGVPYWTMDNGGFCVERRYEMAKEGSADRDEWRELNVRWHQFGAFVPLFRTHGQFPYRELWNIAPDTHPAYKTMLYYTQLRYRLMPYIYTMAGMGYFNDFTIMRALMMDFAADKNVLNIGDQYMFGKELMICPVYKYKARTRDVYFPKQTGWYNLYDGKYTAGGQKQTVDAPYDRMPIYVAAGSILPIGQQIQNTTQAQTDLKIYVYAGRNGTFTLYEDENVNYNYEKNAYSTIEFSYNDKDKVLNIAARKGSFKGMAKERNFQIFLVDQTKPLGIDQPSKEFKTIHYDGSKASISLK